ttcttctgccttttcatagcaatagaggtagttgtaggcaggtagcatgtgtgttagctgggagaacaaagtcccttcctacttgctggttgccttgtccttctccgctgcctgtgccggttacccACACACTAGGAGCAGCCctcggggcagcccagagccctgcggggagaggcaggtgcactgtgtgtgctctcctgcgagaacggtGCCCCTTCGCACCTTTGCCTGTGCAGGGCAGCTGCTCACCAGTGGCGACCCCAGGTCTGGCCCGGGTAGCTGCTCGCTGGGAAGAGGCTCTGGGTGGCCACTGTGGGCATGACCGCTGCCAGGCTGCTCTGCTGGGGCTGTGCGGGAGGGGGAATGAACTGCAGGCTGTTTATTgcagtgaggggcttcagagcagtgctgccacccagggggttagggtacctgatgttccctgggattcccagctgctgggctgagagtgccaggatgattctgtccagctgtgaagcccctgtccctttaagacattcaaaaagcactcgcttttcttttgttctggagGAGCCGGCTACtgggattttacttttccgtttccctaatatccagcacaccgtgcAATGTATGTCTGggctcccagtgtggattactagggctgggtatttagcagtcctgggctcccactcccttcccgctctgactcctcttctcccaccagtgagctgggatgggggaagtgCTCATGTCccaccgggctgtggcttgttcttaccccctttgtgaggtgctgagttcttacaagtgtagatgtagcctggctgttgtactgtatcctctggtctctctgttaggcttagttttatttgttgtattttaaaaaatatatatggttttgggaggagatttctgctgccctactcacgccatcttccccctcctcctcattGTCTCTTTTAAAAGCATTAATTGCCTCTGGCAATAGCCATCCAATACCATTGTCTTTATAATTACTACTTCCCCATATTTCTCAAATGTCTAATTCATTGCACCCTGGTGCACTTCCTTTCACTGGTACATATCCCAGTTCATCAGTGAAAGTTTTAACAATTGCAATGTTATCTTGTGTCTGTGCTGCATCTTTGGCCAGGGTTGGGTTCCTCCTTGCCAGCCAGGCAGCAGGTGATCTAGCTCCAAAATCCCATTTTAGCATCTGCTTCCTACCTGTTCTCATATCCGCTGTTGCAGATTGGATCGAGCAAAGTCAGAGATGGAAACTAGCATGCAGAAAGTTTCTAAGGGAGCATTCTCAGGATACACACCAGTGAGAGGAACGGTAGGAAGCAATACTAAGTGAAGGAAGAAACTGAGTGCAAAGCAATCTCAACAAAGCCCCAACTGACTTCTCAGGGAGTTCTGAATCTGTGGTGGTCCTTCTGAGTTGCCCCAAATTCAGGGGAAGGGCCTGACATTCATATGCCCACATCAACCAGTCATTGAGTGCAGGCCGACCTGAGAAGaggtgtggccttggacaaggtGGCTCTCTTCAGCAGAGATTGATTTGAGTAAGTCCTCAGTTCTGAAGAGGAGATCTGGATAGTGAGGAACAGGATCCATGACAATGGTGTTAACAGGCTTTTCAGAACTAAGAGGAATGGGGTTGGGACTAGTCTTCAAGAGGAAGTGCTTGGACAAGAATAACCCTCTTGTAGAatgattgttttctttatctgCTAGTTAATAGGATTTGATTCTAGCCACAAAATTTGCTCttgctataaaataattttacatatatgttgTTCTGGAAACATCtaagcaaaaataattatttcctgaGTTTAGAACAAGAGATCCCAGACAGTTTAATTCTTTGATTATACTTCTGCTTTAATAGAGTAACACCTGAAAATACATAGATATCCAAGAAAAAAGATAGAGCAGCATGAGGCACTGTGCTTTAGTTTGGGtgttaaatttcttattttaatagcAATCATACTTGTAAACAAACGAGCTCTCCACTAGCTCTGCAAACACATCCAATGGTAATATTAGAGCAGTACACTTCACACTGAAAAACATGTCAAATATCCAGTCTATAAATTCCCTGTGTTTCATCTgggatttttataagaaaaagggCATATCTATAATTCACAGGGTCAGGTTCCTGAAGACTTAGGTAGGAAAGACAGCCTATCAATTTGCTTctcaaatggaattttaaaaaaatagtgtaatttattctttaaagCAATTCTATAAACATGGGGAGTATAGTTAATTTCATAGTGATATTGGTTTAATATGATACAAAGAAAATGCAGGTATTTTTCAGGGCAATAAAAtaaaggaagttttaaaaattcatgagaaaaaaaaggtGATAAAACTTTAACTTTCTTTTCAGATGTTTTAACATTTCCGTAAAACTTTTTGTCCCAAAATGAATCATTGAACCATTGTACACAAACATATAATGAATGCATCTTGCAGTGTCAACATGGGAAGCCCCCTCTTCTATATAATAAAATCCTCTTCTGGTGCATCTTGACCCAAGTTGTCTGACGGCAGATTTCTCTTAAAAGATCTAAAGTTGTAAACAAAAGCATTGTTTTCATCTATTGGTTGGTATTCCTGTTCAATTTCAGATAGGAAGTCGCTTCCAGATCCTGATTCAGAGCCAGAGCCTGATCCGGAGTAGTCCTcggaaagagggaagaaatcgTTCAAGTTCTGGGATCTTGTCATTCTGAAGTAAgatagaaaaatgcaaaaaatcacAGTAAAGTCTGAGACATAAGGAAGATAATCATGATAAatttttaacagaagaaaataaatgcagcCACCCAGTTGCtcatattaaaagttaaaaatttccCAGTTATTAATGCTTTAGAACAAAGAACAAGTAGGACTTTTCCACTTGTTTGCCTATACTTATTATATCTAACTtatcacatttattaatttacatCTACCCATTGTAGGCTCATATAAAAATGCTAGTTTTCTTATCACTAAATAGCAAtcttacattttgaatttacttaagGGGTCTGGCTTCCTTTTTATAAGTCATAGCCACTTATTCTTCCTTTccctaatttcttcttctttttaatcaccactaatttcagaacattttaatCACCCCTCAAAAATCACAAAACTATTAATAGTTACTCtttattcctccctccccccaaacccctggcaaccattaatttattttatgcctctctggatttgcctattctgggtattcatataaatgggatcatacactctgtggctttttgtgtctggtttctttcactttgcaaacatttttataatacatccatgttgtagcatgtaaaAGTACtgcattctttcttatggccagaTAGCATTCCACTTGacagatataccacattttgcttgtCCATTCAGCTGATGGACTCCTATTAGAGTTGAATACATAATGTGCTCTTATTACATAAATACAATAGTATTCAATCATTTTCAATTCCTGTTGGTGAAAAGTACTCAATTTTTGTCTCTGCCACACAAAAAGACCTTGCATAGATGAATAATCTATTCTTGCATATCTCATATACATGCCAGTAACTACAATAGTTTTACCCTGTACTATGCAGTGAAACCAAACCACCAAACCAAGAGCCTGAAGAAAAAACACTCTGGACAAACTCCCACCTCCATGCCAAGATCTTAACCGAGATTTGTGAAAGTAAAATCAGAGAAAGTCTACGTACGAAAAAGGGTCAGTTCTTGGAGCAAGGATTCTGTTGGATTCGCCTGGAAGTATGTTGAACACTGGTCCCTTTTCATCAATGCAGTTCGCAGAATTACTATCTGGATTGCAGCGTACCCACTGGTACCTGGCTCTCCGCACAGGAGAACCTGCCCAAACAAGGAACATACATGATTAGTTGGAATCTTTTAACTCTATTCCCTCTAAGAAATGTTTAATTGAATTCTAAATTTGGTAAAAGGTAAGTTATGGATAGGTTTTGACCATGAATACCTAGGAGCAGCCGCGTGCCTTTTGTGTGTATTTCTCCTTCTCACAATGCCCCAATGAAGTAGCCCAGAGTTTAAGGTTAGAGTGGGCTTTGGCACTGAGGCCTGGAGTGAAGTCCCAGCTCTACCCCTGGAGAGCTATGACACCTTCACTTCCCTGAGCCCCCACTGTGAAACGATGGTACTAATAGTGTATCTTTTTCATAAGCTTATCACAGAAATTAAATGCGAAAATACATGTAAAGACCTTAACATAGTACCAGGCACACAGTAAACACTTGATAATATAAGACATCCCTTACTAATTCATGAAATAAATTCTTCATTCCTTAATTTAGCAAGGATGGAGGCCTGGTGGTAAGAAATACTTTTCCATCCTTCAAAAGGTTCACTTTCTCCCCACTCCAAGCACATACTTTGTTCACACAAGGGCAACTAATAATCACTTAGCAAGAGGTGGCATGTCAAGAATTTTGAAAAGGAGGAAAGTGGTTTTAAAGCCCACTGTTGTCCTATACAGATTGAAATGTAAATAGTAactatttaagaaaagaaaaaacagtgttaTGGGCAATCATTGCAGCATTTTTTGCAGTAGCAAAAGATTGGAAAATTGAATGTTAGATAACTTAAGGTACAGTCTACAATACTATTCAGCTATTAAAAGAAGAGTCAGTTCTTTGGGTACTGATACAGAACAATCTCCAAGATACACTATTAAGTAAAAAAGAGTAAAGAACACTATGCATTGTGTATTACCATTTGTGTGTTCGTGTTTTTACgactatatttacatatattcttaCATGTATAGAACACTACTAAAAAGATATACA
The genomic region above belongs to Manis javanica isolate MJ-LG chromosome 7, MJ_LKY, whole genome shotgun sequence and contains:
- the SRGN gene encoding serglycin: MQVLLRRGGLLLALASILVLDSSVQGSPVRRARYQWVRCNPDSNSANCIDEKGPVFNILPGESNRILAPRTDPFSMTRSQNLNDFFPLSEDYSGSGSGSESGSGSDFLSEIEQEYQPIDENNAFVYNFRSFKRNLPSDNLGQDAPEEDFII